The following DNA comes from Metopolophium dirhodum isolate CAU chromosome 8, ASM1992520v1, whole genome shotgun sequence.
actttatgtatataatattgcattataggTACCATCAAACACTCAAACAGGATTACTTGGGAGTTGGGGCAGTTTCAAATTTAATTGGAAATTATGGAGAAAGAAATAAACCTTATTATCTAATTCTTCTAAGCTACAACAAACCtgtgttgattatttttttaaaaatatatcaaaattaaagaaatatcaTGGATCTTTTCAtacttcttattttatttttgcgaCTTCCTCAAGTTACCCTAAATAATGTCATATTCCAATGAATAGAGGAGGGTAgtcatataactattatttaaaatccaaTTCTTCATTATTAAGGGGTATCATAGGACAAACATTTagatatgtacaatataattatatattacaagataaattataaaatgttcatacttGAAATgaagaattttattttgtagagaACTGttcaatttattcatataaGGGTGGACTCTCCAGGATTAATAAACTAGAAGATGgaactataaaatatctttactACCTGAAAATTAACTTTTAGACTAAATTGCTGTCATTGAatagttactattttttttaaaatttaattaaatattctttgTATACCAtacacatatgtatatattttgtggagaaaatgttaattttgaatatagattcagtgtaaattgtaataactttTGTTGATgggcaaaaaccaaaatatatttttgcccCTAGTTGATCAGTTTGAtggtatctatttattatttttaatacctaatattattattttgaatttctgtataattaatttaggtTTGAGCCCAGAGGAAAAACTACATGgtgttaagtatattatagaatCATTTGTTGGCTGCATAAAAGAAATGGTTTTGAGTGCTGGAAAAGCTGCTTCGGATTTATTACCCATCAAACCGTTAATTGCTACTAAACACGACAATGTACAAGAAGGTTGCATAGATAAGTATGGTTTATTTTCTAATCATTTAAGAGTAAATTATTGATGTTTAAAATACAAGTTATGTGTACACTAATCACTTTAAACACCAATTCCAGATGTAAAACTGAagacaatatttgttttaaaggtAGTTTATGTATTAACCATTATAATCAATTGTCATGTGATTGTTTTGGAACTCTTTATGAAGGCGAATACTGTGAtatttatggtattatatttaaaaatttttttttgttagaaatGTACTGCATGTACtaacttataaactattttcagtTTCTACTGTATTAACTTTAAGAGGATCTTCCTATGTATCATACCGTGTTTATGATTGGAAAGATAGGGTTCATTCAAGTATGAATCGTATTAGTTTTATGTTTAAGACCAGATTTGATGATTCTGCTTTATTTTATGCGAGCGGAGAGTCTCATAAACATCATCACATTGCGATATCAATTTATAATGGATCAGTTATTGTTGAAATTGAACTTGGTGATGGAGAGCCTATAATATTTGCAACTGTAGGTAATAACACAAACTCAAATCAATGGCATAACTTGACAATATTGCATAAAGAAAATATGGtcgatattatgtttaatggagaaactaaaaattatattttggctGGAACtcgaaattatttatacatagatcctgaaatatattttggtgGCGGTCCAACACTTTCTAATAAACCtggtacaatattaattataaatattatttcaattgaaagtatgtttgattaaattaacaaattaaattaaattttaggtTTGAAATCACATAATAACTTTGTAGGTtctctaaaatatgttttttttaatgacatatcaatattatatgaattaaaaagAGGAAATCCAAAAGTGCATTACATTGGATTTTTATCACCAGAATTTACAGAAACTGAAGTTGACATGATTCCTATAACATTACCATTTCCATCTTCACATATTGTATGGCCAGTAGCATCTGTTAACCATATAAGTTTGATGTTTGATTTTAAAAGTCATAAGCATATGGCTATTTTAGTATCATCACCTGTGACAACATCCTCTCAGAATTCTTCTGGATTTTGGGAAGTAAGTGGAACTTTGTAACTGGGCAATTTATAAActgataatttgtttatattacataattaatttattgataacatTGTTATAAGTTGCGGATGGTAAACAATGAAATACGTTTTGAACTCACACCATCATCTAGTAAAAATGTCACACAATTAACTACtgttaaatatgatttaaacattGAAGGGTCTTGGCATAAAGTTTGTTTAAATTACACTAAAGGATTGCTTACATTAAATGTAGATGACAAAAATAAGACAACTTTTTTAAATGGCATTCAAAATTTTTTGGCCGAACAAACTATAACTATTGGTAGTGGAATTGGAGGCAAAGGAAGTTTtggtataaaatcataattcaatttaatttaaattatattaatttaaaatatattattattataggcctTGTTGGTTGTATACGAGAGATTTGGTTAGATGGTATATTTTTAGAGTCTAGACAAATGGTTAGAACTAATAGAACAACTGGCCAAGTGTCAATTGATAATTGTCAATTAGTAGATCCATGTAAGAGACCAAATGCTTGTGAACATGATGGTAAATGTTCAGTCGTTGATGATAAAGTAATTTGTGACTGTAAAGGAACTGGATATATTGGAAAAAATTGCCATTTtggtaaaaatacatataactatatataattcaaacaaatatcaatataattgaaTTGATTTAGCACAGTTTCGTAAGACATGCGAAGAACTCGCTCTTTTAGGTTATACTAAGCCTGATGTTTATCTCATTGATATTGATGGAAACGGAAAATTTCCCCCAGCCCATGTTAAATGTGAATTTGGAGTTCAAGGAGATTCAAAAACTATTGTTGAACACAATTTACCTAGTCAAATCGTAATATAACCTAaagattaataattacatatacattcataaatgtttacaaatttagGATGTTAGAAGTGCAGCAGAATCAGATTTCAGCTTTACTATAACATATAGAGATTTTCCTCCAGAAATGTTGAAGGAGCTTATATCACATTCGTTGCATTGTAGCCAGtacataaaatatgattgttATAAGGCTCCATTAGATCTTCATTCTGCTACATGGTTTACTTCCGCTGCTCAAGAAGAGctcattaattttattggttATGCCAAACGAGGATCTTGCCCATGttcaagtattttttatattcatttttaatttagcatttttttttttttcataacattaatttttagtgAATAAAACATGTTCAAATCGTACACATTCGTGCAATTGTGATTTTCCTGATGCTAAATGGCATTCAGATGAAGGACATTATTTAACTTCTAAATATGGAGGATTAGGAATTACAAAAATGGTGTTTTTACAACAAGAACATTTAGAGCTTGATGCTTTAGGACGTATAACATTGGGTCCACTTGAGTGTGTTGAAACAagttaagtttaataaaaaaaaaatctgaaaaaccttattaaaaataattttttatattttcagacACTCAGAAATATGTTGTAACATTTACAACAAGTCAATCTTATATAGAAGTACCAGGTTGGAGAAAAGGAGACATAGCATTCAGTTTTAGGACTACTGGAGAAAAAGCAATTTTACTATACCAACCACCAATTCGAAGACAACACCCTTCTTTTATGGTTGCTCTCACAAGtggtatatttttatgaactaaatttattatgattttaaagttaaatgttgttattattttattaatgtatttattcatgGCACTGtaacatttagattttaaattaacttttaattttacgtTAAATTCTGGAAAATCAAGAGACATGGAAGTAAAATCTAGACGGCGATTAAATAACGGCGAATGGCAGAAAATTTGGATTGATTATAACTCTCATCATGTACGCTTTATGATTAATACAGATTATGAAATGATCGATTTATTGCCCAATGAAAAATTTGGTCCTTTTGAAGGAAGTATGTATATTGGAGGTGCTACCgagtaagtttattatttatttattattcttctGTTCaccatgaaaataattaatttggttTAGAGACCTTCTTCAAGTTACAACTGTGAGTCAAGGTTTAATAGGATGTTTTAGAGGATTGGTAGTAAATGGTGAAATTTTAGATATATATTCATACATGAGTGTTCATTTATCCGAAATTATAAAAGAATGTAAACCATCATGTGCTCCAAATCCATGTAAAAATGGAGCAAAATGCAAAGAACTATGGAGTACATTTCAATGTGTTTGTGAAAATCCTTGGGCCTATAGTGGGATATATTGTGAAAAtagttaagtacctattaagtattaattaattaaaatcaatgatgaaataatatccAAATCTTCAGTTACTTatgcttattatattaatggctattatttatcatttatttagatATCAATACACAAGGCTTAACATTTATTACGAGGGAATCATATTTTAAACggaattattttatcaataatataacagAATTAAGTCAAGAGTCTTACTATAAACTTTTGACtaaagatattttaatgaatttaagaaCATATGACGAAAACTCATTAATATTACATGCAAATGatcatttaaacaattttgtgcaactttttattttgaatggaaATTCTGTGGTATTTGTGTTTAATCATtctcataaaatttacaatataactgTAAAATATCCAGGTAGATTTTgagttttatatgtattatggttTATGATTACATGAAgctaataatttaactaaataatttaaggtTTAAATCGAGGAAAATCTATTCAACTAGCTTTGGTAAGAACAGAAAATGTTACTATGTTATATGTCAATGAAATAAACAGTTCTGTTCCAGTCGGATATagtttattgataaattatactaGCAAACCTTGGAGAAATCCAGAACTAGGTGAGTccacgtataaatatatttatatggtatatacTCAGTGCTTTAAAAagtgttatacaatattaatgtaatagttGTACATAGtatgcattacatttttatttgtctatGTTTATTGATTGTTTCTAGAGATTTTATCACCACAAAGACCCCCTGCTCCTCCTACTGAATACTTTCAAGTAAATATTGGTGGATTTGATCCAGAAAATTTAATTAGTAGTAAAAAAGAACCTGTACGGTTGTCTGGATATGTTGGTTGTGTACGAGGATTAAAAATAGACGATTTTGTAGTCAGTTTTAGTAGTCTTGGCTTAGCAAATTCTTCATTTAATACTTCTAAAGAAAAGGGTATGAtatgtataaatcataaatattgataattttttaattagttaattctTGTAGAACTTAGAGGTATAATATCTGGCTGCAATATGAAATGTGACGAGCAACAGCCCTGTAAAAACAAAGGtatttgtattgaaaattttgaaaaaggtGGTAGTTCGTGTGATTGTGAGCATACATCTTATTATGGAGATTTTTGCGGTTTAGGtaatggtattttttaatttgttaactttcttactttttaaaacttattgtgTTTAGATAAAGGAGCAGATTTTAGTGGCGTCTCAGTTTTACGCCGAAAGTTTCTTCTGGAAGGACCAGTTACACAAGTAAAGTTGAATCTAGCTTTCTCAAGTAGTGACAAGAGACAACGAAGCACAGTTTTATTGCTTATCCAAACAGAAAACAAGTAAAAtgttgtttgaatttaaataaatgatcTTTAGTCTATAGGGAATGTGTtggttttaaactttttttttttattgtgatatACTATTCCTTGAGGGTCCGTCATTAAATATGCCTGATTGTATATTATGGATTATTAccgtaatttaatatattatatatttttttaattgtgattattattacatatataaaataatatgaaattgttaTGTAGGAGAAGTTACTATCTTATTGTTGCATTAAACGAAAAAGGTGAAATGGTCTTTGAAGAAGATCGTGAGGGAACAGGAGGAGCATTTGGTGCACATATTAAAGATAGAAACTTTTTAAACGGAGCGAGACACTCAGTTTACTATAAACGTACTGAATCTAGTTCAATACTTATGGTAAATTATGTTTACttatgtatatgtatgcatTTGTggcttaaaatttatttataatttataataactattttcttTGATAAACATAGGTCGATAGAGATCCtatagaactaaaaaaaatcccAGTTCTAAGTTTAACTGATACATTAACAGATATCACTGCTGGAGATAATGAAGTACAAATCGGTGGACTTAATACAACTGACCCACGTTTTGCTTCTTATACAAGTTATAGTGGATGCATTTCaagtaatatttgtatacttaaatgaatattaaaaaaatgtaagataCTTATTGCTTGAGCTTTAGCCATCATATTgtctttaattaaaaatataaatgtataaaatatattgttttttttttttaaatttaccaacAACGGGgtaattattctataatttaacCTTGATTATACCGATACagattcatatatatttattatttaagtagtattcagttaaattttattgatttttatatagatactataaatgcaataactgttattatttgcTACCAGTTACCACTTAGTTATCAACTttccaattataatttaaatactaattataaatactttattttgtttttatttataaatatattttaatgtaggttaatagcaaataaataatatttcacccAAAGGCCTAAGTTGCTGcgggttaactaataaaaaaaaaaataatatgcgcatctttatcaaatatatattttaattttagatgtaTTTTTGGAAGTCAATTATAATGCAATGAGACCATTAGATGAATATAtgctatttacaaaaactggtAGTGAGAAAGTAAATGTAACAAATTCTCAAGGAGTTCGCAGTGCTCAGTGTGCTTCTTTTGATGATATACATAAACCTAGACCTGGACCTTCACTTAACATAAGCtatgtatgaattattttattaccttatatctactattatttattataaattcttttttttttagggagT
Coding sequences within:
- the LOC132950877 gene encoding axotactin isoform X2, yielding MGKNQNIFLPLVDQFDGLSPEEKLHGVKYIIESFVGCIKEMVLSAGKAASDLLPIKPLIATKHDNVQEGCIDKCKTEDNICFKGSLCINHYNQLSCDCFGTLYEGEYCDIYVSTVLTLRGSSYVSYRVYDWKDRVHSSMNRISFMFKTRFDDSALFYASGESHKHHHIAISIYNGSVIVEIELGDGEPIIFATVGNNTNSNQWHNLTILHKENMVDIMFNGETKNYILAGTRNYLYIDPEIYFGGGPTLSNKPGLKSHNNFVGSLKYVFFNDISILYELKRGNPKVHYIGFLSPEFTETEVDMIPITLPFPSSHIVWPVASVNHISLMFDFKSHKHMAILVSSPVTTSSQNSSGFWELRMVNNEIRFELTPSSSKNVTQLTTVKYDLNIEGSWHKVCLNYTKGLLTLNVDDKNKTTFLNGIQNFLAEQTITIGSGIGGKGSFGLVGCIREIWLDGIFLESRQMVRTNRTTGQVSIDNCQLVDPCKRPNACEHDGKCSVVDDKVICDCKGTGYIGKNCHFAQFRKTCEELALLGYTKPDVYLIDIDGNGKFPPAHVKCEFGVQGDSKTIVEHNLPSQIDVRSAAESDFSFTITYRDFPPEMLKELISHSLHCSQYIKYDCYKAPLDLHSATWFTSAAQEELINFIGYAKRGSCPCSMNKTCSNRTHSCNCDFPDAKWHSDEGHYLTSKYGGLGITKMVFLQQEHLELDALGRITLGPLECVETNTQKYVVTFTTSQSYIEVPGWRKGDIAFSFRTTGEKAILLYQPPIRRQHPSFMVALTSDFKLTFNFTLNSGKSRDMEVKSRRRLNNGEWQKIWIDYNSHHVRFMINTDYEMIDLLPNEKFGPFEGSMYIGGATEDLLQVTTVSQGLIGCFRGLVVNGEILDIYSYMSVHLSEIIKECKPSCAPNPCKNGAKCKELWSTFQCVCENPWAYSGIYCENNINTQGLTFITRESYFKRNYFINNITELSQESYYKLLTKDILMNLRTYDENSLILHANDHLNNFVQLFILNGNSVVFVFNHSHKIYNITVKYPGLNRGKSIQLALVRTENVTMLYVNEINSSVPVGYSLLINYTSKPWRNPELEILSPQRPPAPPTEYFQVNIGGFDPENLISSKKEPVRLSGYVGCVRGLKIDDFVVSFSSLGLANSSFNTSKEKELRGIISGCNMKCDEQQPCKNKGICIENFEKGGSSCDCEHTSYYGDFCGLDKGADFSGVSVLRRKFLLEGPVTQVKLNLAFSSSDKRQRSTVLLLIQTENKRSYYLIVALNEKGEMVFEEDREGTGGAFGAHIKDRNFLNGARHSVYYKRTESSSILMVDRDPIELKKIPVLSLTDTLTDITAGDNEVQIGGLNTTDPRFASYTSYSGCISNVFLEVNYNAMRPLDEYMLFTKTGSEKVNVTNSQGVRSAQCASFDDIHKPRPGPSLNISYGVDQTWVLDPPARMPYDSKYAKVFTQQDNTFNVVAMVMASILSLVIISVSYHAYHTNVKWKKRRDEEINAEIARNKRQSIQMQEGYKLVKEDKLQLNGINMEMKSLSKQPLPIVRFYTPADEDNEGLKGKELRIEPRLKHSAIRGYLTKVDKTWEPIEETSEILEEITEDKQ
- the LOC132950877 gene encoding axotactin isoform X1 encodes the protein MHIFFITVFLILTVFDVKALENFKERCEIPIMRGPCQNWIHKWYYDSILHQCRTYISGICKSENIFDSEAECLYYCVGAKNHNNTYFVSEPVEQKYEYGSSTLAPIAPSDRGAELTFSESGHYTVFMMAENNAFIQLDGNRIPTFQLRLCREISFQFRTRLPHGLLVYHSVKDRPTGLPPYALYVIVEKGQLKVVHVYGKHSTSVIVGEGLNHDIWHTVTVRIDVHGARLIAKVDNISAEKIIQGLHKSSNYGISTDLTSVVLIGGLSPEEKLHGVKYIIESFVGCIKEMVLSAGKAASDLLPIKPLIATKHDNVQEGCIDKCKTEDNICFKGSLCINHYNQLSCDCFGTLYEGEYCDIYVSTVLTLRGSSYVSYRVYDWKDRVHSSMNRISFMFKTRFDDSALFYASGESHKHHHIAISIYNGSVIVEIELGDGEPIIFATVGNNTNSNQWHNLTILHKENMVDIMFNGETKNYILAGTRNYLYIDPEIYFGGGPTLSNKPGLKSHNNFVGSLKYVFFNDISILYELKRGNPKVHYIGFLSPEFTETEVDMIPITLPFPSSHIVWPVASVNHISLMFDFKSHKHMAILVSSPVTTSSQNSSGFWELRMVNNEIRFELTPSSSKNVTQLTTVKYDLNIEGSWHKVCLNYTKGLLTLNVDDKNKTTFLNGIQNFLAEQTITIGSGIGGKGSFGLVGCIREIWLDGIFLESRQMVRTNRTTGQVSIDNCQLVDPCKRPNACEHDGKCSVVDDKVICDCKGTGYIGKNCHFAQFRKTCEELALLGYTKPDVYLIDIDGNGKFPPAHVKCEFGVQGDSKTIVEHNLPSQIDVRSAAESDFSFTITYRDFPPEMLKELISHSLHCSQYIKYDCYKAPLDLHSATWFTSAAQEELINFIGYAKRGSCPCSMNKTCSNRTHSCNCDFPDAKWHSDEGHYLTSKYGGLGITKMVFLQQEHLELDALGRITLGPLECVETNTQKYVVTFTTSQSYIEVPGWRKGDIAFSFRTTGEKAILLYQPPIRRQHPSFMVALTSDFKLTFNFTLNSGKSRDMEVKSRRRLNNGEWQKIWIDYNSHHVRFMINTDYEMIDLLPNEKFGPFEGSMYIGGATEDLLQVTTVSQGLIGCFRGLVVNGEILDIYSYMSVHLSEIIKECKPSCAPNPCKNGAKCKELWSTFQCVCENPWAYSGIYCENNINTQGLTFITRESYFKRNYFINNITELSQESYYKLLTKDILMNLRTYDENSLILHANDHLNNFVQLFILNGNSVVFVFNHSHKIYNITVKYPGLNRGKSIQLALVRTENVTMLYVNEINSSVPVGYSLLINYTSKPWRNPELEILSPQRPPAPPTEYFQVNIGGFDPENLISSKKEPVRLSGYVGCVRGLKIDDFVVSFSSLGLANSSFNTSKEKELRGIISGCNMKCDEQQPCKNKGICIENFEKGGSSCDCEHTSYYGDFCGLDKGADFSGVSVLRRKFLLEGPVTQVKLNLAFSSSDKRQRSTVLLLIQTENKRSYYLIVALNEKGEMVFEEDREGTGGAFGAHIKDRNFLNGARHSVYYKRTESSSILMVDRDPIELKKIPVLSLTDTLTDITAGDNEVQIGGLNTTDPRFASYTSYSGCISNVFLEVNYNAMRPLDEYMLFTKTGSEKVNVTNSQGVRSAQCASFDDIHKPRPGPSLNISYGVDQTWVLDPPARMPYDSKYAKVFTQQDNTFNVVAMVMASILSLVIISVSYHAYHTNVKWKKRRDEEINAEIARNKRQSIQMQEGYKLVKEDKLQLNGINMEMKSLSKQPLPIVRFYTPADEDNEGLKGKELRIEPRLKHSAIRGYLTKVDKTWEPIEETSEILEEITEDKQ